Within the Flavobacteriales bacterium genome, the region CTCCATTAAAGGCAATAAAACTTAAAATCAAACATCCAACTTTCATGCATCACAAGTTCTAATTATTCATATATACGTTTATAAAGATTCGAATTCCATTGATTTTCGACTAATTTCTTACATCAGTAATCCCTTAAATATAATTAAGCGATGACAGTATTTCTTGTGAAGAGAACTAATAATTGAATACCTAAGCCGACCCGAACAAATATAGCTTTGTGATAATTATAGAGTAAATAACGAGTAAACCGATCAAACCATAATTTAGCATTCGATCTTTGTTACCAAGCAACGAACCAAATAAAGAATCTGAGGATTTTTTCTGCATCAGTTCTACCCTCATTTTAATT harbors:
- a CDS encoding response regulator yields the protein MNGLDTLKRIKQISPNTQVILVTAKKDIELLIDLMNAGADGYLTKDNLTFNEIKMRVELMQKKSSDSLFGSLLGNKDRMLNYGLIGLLVIYSIIITKLYLFGSA